In Pseudomonas sp. HR96, the DNA window ATCGGCATGTTGGTCGGGTAGACCACCCAGGAACAATCGGCCAGGTCCGCCAGGCCGAGGCTGGCCGCCTCGGCCAGGGGATGCTGCGGATGGGCCATGACCACCAGCTCCTCATGGTGCAGGCTCAGGCAATCGTAGTCGTCGGGGCGCCGGCTGACACTGCTGCGGCAGATGGCCAGGTCCAGCCGACCCTGATCCACCAGCGGCAGCAGCCGCGCGCTGGTGTCCTCGATGATCTCGATCGACAACTGTGGCTGGATCTCGCGCAAACGGCCCACGGCGCGCAGCAGCAGCGGCACGCCGCCCATGATCGAGCCAATCGACAAACGCCCGCCCTCGCCTTGCAGGATGCCGAGCATCTCTTCGCGCAGGTGCGCCAGGTCAGTGTGGATCAAGCGCGCGTAGCGGATCACGCAGCGCCCCAGGTCATTGGGCTGCAGGCCCTTGTGGTTGCGCTCGAACAGGCTCACGCCCAGGGTCGACTCGATTTCGTTGAGCGCCTTGGTCGCGCCGGGCTGGGAGATCGACACATGCTCGGCGGCCTTGTGCAGCGAGCCGTGTTCGTCCAGGGCGATGAGCAGCCGCAACTGGCGCAGGCGCAAGCGGGAGGACAGCGAAGCGAGCGATGGGATCATAGGGGATGACCAATAGTTATCACTGCATCAGAAGCTGTCATTAGGCAGGCCCGGGCAGGGTTCGTAAAGTGGCAGCCATCCAAAAATAATCGAGAGAGCCTGCAGCATGCGCCTGATCCAGTTCGAAACCTCCAGCGGCGAGCGCCAGGTCGGCGTCGTCGAAGGCAACAGCGTGCAACGGGTACGCGGCGTCACCAGCACTCGCGAGCTGGCCCTCTCGGCGTTGCGCAATGCGCGCGGGCTGGCCGAGCAGGTCATCGCCCTGGGCACCGATGCAGGGCCTGGCTACCCTGAACTGCTCGCCAGCGGCCGGGTGTTGCCGCCCCTCGACCACCCGGACCCGGCGCACTGCCTGGTGAGCGGCACCGGCCTGACCCACCTGGGCAGCGCCGCGACCCGCGACAAAATGCACCAGCACAAGGCCGACGACGCCAACGCCCTGACCGACACGGCGAAGATGTTCCAGTGGGGCATCGACGGCGGCAAGCCGGCCCCCGGCCAGGTCGGTGCGCAGCCGGAATGGTTCTACAAGGGTGACGGCGGCATCGTCGTGCGCCCGGGCGCGGCCTTTGCGCTTCCGGATTTCGCCGAGGACGCCGGCGAGGAGCCGGAGCTGGCCGGCCTCTATGTCATCGACGACCACGGCCAGCCGTGCCGCATCGGTTTTGCCCTGGGCAACGAGTTTTCCGACCACGTCATGGAGCGGCGCAGCTACCTGTACCTGGCCCACTCCAAGCTGCGTGCCTGTTCCTACGGCCCGGAGTTGCGGGTCGGCCAATTGCCTGGCGACCTGCAGGGTGTCAGTCGCATCCGTCGTGGCGACCAGGTGCTGTGGGAAAAAGCCTTCGCCTCGGGTGAGGAGAACATGTGCCACAGCCTGGCCAACCTCGAATACCACCACTTCAAGTACGCCCAGTTCCTGCGCCCGGGTGACGTGCACGTGCATTTCTTCGGCACCGCGACGCTGTCCTTCGCCGACGGCATCAAGGCGCAGCCCGGCGACCGCTTTGAAATCAGCCTGGCCGAGTTCGGCGCGCCGCTGATCAACGGCCTCGAGCAGCGACCCACCCAGGTCGCGATCGGCACCGTGAAAAGCCTGTAGGGAACACACCGGGCGAGCGCGCGCACCCGCCCGGGCCGTCATGCCATAACAACCATAATAAAGAGACGCTCATGAAAGCACCCCACGTCGAGATGACCCACTCGCACGCCTTGCCGGTCGCAGGTGCCGTGCGGGCCACCCAGGTACGCTGGCGTATCTTCCTGTTGCTGCTGTTGCTCGCCGCGATCAACTACATAGACCGCGCGTCGCTGTCGGTGGCGATGCCGATGATTTCCGCCGAGTTCCAGATGACCCCGGCGCTGGAGGGCCTGATGCTCAGCGCCTTCTTCTGGTCCTACGCCTTGATGCAGATTCCCGCCGGCTTGCTGCTGGACCGCTACAACGCGCGCAACATCGTCGGCGTGGCGGCCGTGGCCTGGGGCGGTTTCCAGGCGCTCGGGGCGGTGGCCACCGGCTGGGCCGGGCTGCTGGTGACCCGCATCGGCCTGGGCGTGGCGGAATCGCCGATCATGCCCTCCGGCGCCAAGCTCAACGGCAACTGGCTGACCGCCAACGAGCGCGGCCGCGGTGCCACCCTGGTCGACGGCGGCGCGCCGCTGGGCACCGCCCTGGGCGCGATCATCACCACCGCGCTGATCGCCTGGTTCGGCTCCTGGCGCATGGCCTTCGTCATCGCCGGGGTCGGCACCATGATCGTCGGCGCGCTGGCCTGGTGGTACATCCGCAACCACCCGGCCGAGCACCCCAAGGTCAATCAGGCCGAACTGGACCACATCAAGGCCGGCAACGTCATTGCCCAGGCCGCCGGCGGGCCACGGCCCAGGATGCGCGAGCTGATTGCCAGCCGCTCGGTGCTGGCGATGTTCGCCGGCTACGCCTGCTACAACGCGGTGTTCTACGGCCTGATGACCTGGATGCCGAGCTACCTGCACCAGGCCCATGGCTTCGATCTGAAAAGCATGGGCGGGGC includes these proteins:
- a CDS encoding LysR family transcriptional regulator, which produces MIPSLASLSSRLRLRQLRLLIALDEHGSLHKAAEHVSISQPGATKALNEIESTLGVSLFERNHKGLQPNDLGRCVIRYARLIHTDLAHLREEMLGILQGEGGRLSIGSIMGGVPLLLRAVGRLREIQPQLSIEIIEDTSARLLPLVDQGRLDLAICRSSVSRRPDDYDCLSLHHEELVVMAHPQHPLAEAASLGLADLADCSWVVYPTNMPMRLTLEREFREAGLEFPRYPIETSSTFATLMLLEQDRQLVALMPAEVARYALAHGLLSRLALQLRSRSEPYSAVVRRGVGLTAPASLLIEELRRESLPF
- a CDS encoding MFS transporter, with protein sequence MTHSHALPVAGAVRATQVRWRIFLLLLLLAAINYIDRASLSVAMPMISAEFQMTPALEGLMLSAFFWSYALMQIPAGLLLDRYNARNIVGVAAVAWGGFQALGAVATGWAGLLVTRIGLGVAESPIMPSGAKLNGNWLTANERGRGATLVDGGAPLGTALGAIITTALIAWFGSWRMAFVIAGVGTMIVGALAWWYIRNHPAEHPKVNQAELDHIKAGNVIAQAAGGPRPRMRELIASRSVLAMFAGYACYNAVFYGLMTWMPSYLHQAHGFDLKSMGGATFLIFMCGFVGELVGGAIADRWKAAGGAPNKVMRSMFSGSALMAALCILATAYATDATLVVCLLCVALFFIRWCGMYWCLPAILGGKERSGVLGGAMNFWGNMSGVLVPILIGLIVQFTGSYFLALIFFVAMAVGLMLFSSLIDYRERT
- the araD1 gene encoding AraD1 family protein, whose amino-acid sequence is MRLIQFETSSGERQVGVVEGNSVQRVRGVTSTRELALSALRNARGLAEQVIALGTDAGPGYPELLASGRVLPPLDHPDPAHCLVSGTGLTHLGSAATRDKMHQHKADDANALTDTAKMFQWGIDGGKPAPGQVGAQPEWFYKGDGGIVVRPGAAFALPDFAEDAGEEPELAGLYVIDDHGQPCRIGFALGNEFSDHVMERRSYLYLAHSKLRACSYGPELRVGQLPGDLQGVSRIRRGDQVLWEKAFASGEENMCHSLANLEYHHFKYAQFLRPGDVHVHFFGTATLSFADGIKAQPGDRFEISLAEFGAPLINGLEQRPTQVAIGTVKSL